A single genomic interval of Clostridia bacterium harbors:
- a CDS encoding hydrogenase maturation protease, with the protein MSKVIVIGYGNPLRSDDSFGWRATEELQKLISNNEVEFIECQQLGPELAEKISHTELVIFIDASTNGVAGTISCRNIEAAEPKSGSLTHHMDPSTLLTCALTLYKQCPEALMVTVTGECFGYGKNLSQPVAKSLPGIVHHLHEVVAQKCGMAEVAHA; encoded by the coding sequence ATGTCAAAGGTGATCGTCATTGGATACGGCAACCCCCTGCGCAGCGATGACAGCTTCGGCTGGCGCGCTACGGAGGAATTGCAGAAGCTCATCAGCAACAACGAAGTTGAGTTCATCGAATGCCAGCAGCTCGGTCCGGAACTGGCAGAGAAGATTTCGCACACGGAGTTAGTGATCTTCATCGACGCATCCACGAACGGTGTCGCGGGCACTATTTCATGCCGTAACATCGAGGCGGCAGAACCGAAATCGGGGAGCCTGACTCATCACATGGACCCTTCCACCCTGCTTACCTGCGCACTGACGCTCTATAAGCAGTGCCCTGAAGCGTTGATGGTGACGGTGACGGGCGAATGCTTCGGGTACGGCAAGAACCTGTCTCAGCCGGTTGCCAAAAGTCTGCCCGGTATTGTGCATCATCTGCACGAAGTGGTTGCGCAGAAGTGCGGCATGGCTGAGGTTGCTCACGCTTAA
- a CDS encoding Ni/Fe hydrogenase subunit alpha has product MQKITIEPVTRIEGHAKITLHVDDSGNVQDARFHVTQVRGFEKICEGRPFTEMPALMARICGICPVSHLIASAKACDAILAVRIPETAQKLRRIMNLAQIVQSHALSFFHLSSPDLLLGMESDPAKRNILGVLAANPQMARDGIRLRQFGQQIIECLGGKRIHPGWIVPGGVSEPLTQERRDQIMAMLPEALAISHRTLTWFKSQIESFRKEIRTFANFPTLFMGLANEEGELALYKGWIRFIDAEGNIIADHINGPEYQNYIGECGEPDSYLKSTYYKPMGYPEGIYRVGPLARLNLCKRIGTPRADEEFAEFRELERHTVLSSFYYHYARLIEILFAVERIDQLLHDPEILSKHVRAFAGPNNYEGVGGSEAPRGTLIHHYKIDENGLITSANLVIATGHNNLAINKGVLQVAKHFVKGAKLQEGMLNRVEAVVRAFDPCLSCSTHALGQMAMHIELRGPDGALLDALGRN; this is encoded by the coding sequence ATGCAGAAGATCACGATCGAACCAGTCACACGCATTGAAGGGCACGCAAAAATCACCTTGCATGTCGATGACTCAGGCAACGTGCAGGACGCGCGTTTCCACGTAACGCAGGTACGCGGCTTCGAGAAGATATGCGAAGGACGTCCCTTCACCGAGATGCCGGCCTTGATGGCGCGCATCTGCGGCATCTGCCCGGTGAGCCACCTGATTGCATCCGCGAAAGCATGCGACGCGATCTTAGCCGTCCGAATTCCGGAGACGGCGCAGAAGTTGCGCCGCATCATGAACCTGGCTCAGATCGTGCAATCGCACGCACTGAGCTTCTTCCATCTATCCTCGCCGGACCTGTTGCTGGGCATGGAAAGCGATCCAGCGAAACGCAACATCCTTGGCGTACTCGCGGCGAATCCGCAGATGGCCCGCGATGGCATACGGCTGCGCCAATTCGGACAGCAGATCATCGAGTGCCTAGGCGGCAAGCGCATACATCCGGGCTGGATCGTGCCGGGCGGCGTAAGCGAACCGCTGACGCAGGAGCGCCGTGACCAGATCATGGCGATGCTGCCGGAAGCATTGGCGATCTCGCATCGGACGTTGACGTGGTTCAAGAGCCAGATCGAGAGCTTCCGGAAAGAAATTCGTACATTCGCAAATTTCCCGACGCTCTTCATGGGCCTCGCGAACGAAGAAGGCGAACTGGCGCTCTACAAGGGCTGGATACGGTTCATTGACGCGGAAGGCAACATCATTGCCGACCACATTAACGGTCCGGAATACCAGAACTACATCGGGGAATGCGGCGAGCCGGATTCATACCTCAAGTCCACCTATTACAAGCCAATGGGCTACCCGGAGGGCATCTACCGTGTGGGTCCGCTGGCACGGTTGAATCTGTGCAAGCGTATCGGCACCCCTCGCGCCGATGAAGAGTTCGCGGAATTCCGCGAGCTGGAACGGCACACGGTCCTGAGTTCGTTCTACTACCACTACGCGCGGCTGATCGAAATACTGTTCGCAGTGGAGCGGATCGATCAACTGCTGCACGACCCGGAAATCCTGAGCAAACACGTTCGCGCGTTCGCCGGTCCGAACAACTACGAAGGAGTTGGAGGGTCGGAAGCACCACGTGGCACGTTGATACATCATTACAAAATCGACGAGAACGGTTTGATCACTTCGGCAAACCTGGTGATCGCGACCGGACACAACAACCTCGCCATCAACAAGGGCGTGCTGCAGGTGGCCAAGCATTTCGTGAAAGGCGCCAAGCTGCAGGAAGGCATGCTGAATCGGGTTGAGGCAGTAGTAAGGGCCTTCGATCCGTGCCTCAGTTGCTCGACGCATGCGCTCGGGCAGATGGCCATGCATATCGAGTTGCGCGGCCCCGATGGCGCGCTGCTGGACGCACTAGGGAGGAACTGA